The proteins below are encoded in one region of Nakamurella flava:
- a CDS encoding alpha/beta hydrolase family esterase: protein MRHHPTTALPTTGLGDRVRQLVTETTGRHLPTGTPDPTGILARLGLGPDGSTAAPTTAPGWSSTGLGSAGLGGLPMARATDHLAAATAPGGRILHLTHSGPHGERRYDLYVPTGHAAAVARGVRVPLVVMLHGGTQTAADFAAGTQMNAAAERHTVLVAYPEQPPAANPQRYWNWFAPEHQGPASGEPALLAGLIRHIAGEYGVDRDRVFVAGLSAGGAMTAVLAATAPDLIAGAGIHSGLGYRVASDVGSAFGAMRTGGSPTSTGRVPLFVVHGTADGTVAPVNADRILAAAQADLRGERRQVDRITDDGRPYRRTRLVRQAADGTATVVAEQWLVDGLGHAWSGGSAVGSYTDPQGPDASAAMLDFFLGLRPAG from the coding sequence ATGCGTCATCACCCCACCACCGCCCTCCCGACCACCGGTCTCGGCGACCGGGTCCGGCAACTGGTCACCGAGACCACCGGTCGTCATCTCCCCACCGGCACCCCCGACCCCACCGGCATCCTGGCCCGCCTCGGCCTGGGGCCCGACGGGTCGACCGCCGCCCCCACGACCGCCCCCGGGTGGTCGTCGACCGGTCTCGGATCGGCCGGGCTCGGCGGCCTGCCGATGGCCCGCGCCACCGACCACCTGGCCGCGGCCACGGCCCCGGGCGGACGGATCCTGCACCTGACCCACTCCGGCCCGCACGGCGAACGTCGCTACGACCTGTACGTCCCGACCGGGCACGCCGCGGCCGTCGCCCGGGGGGTCCGAGTCCCGCTGGTGGTGATGCTGCACGGCGGCACCCAGACCGCGGCCGATTTCGCCGCCGGGACGCAGATGAACGCGGCGGCCGAACGGCACACCGTGCTGGTGGCCTACCCCGAGCAGCCGCCGGCAGCCAATCCGCAGCGGTACTGGAACTGGTTCGCCCCCGAACACCAGGGTCCGGCGAGCGGCGAACCGGCCCTGCTGGCCGGCCTCATCCGGCACATCGCCGGCGAGTACGGCGTGGACCGCGACCGGGTCTTCGTCGCCGGCCTGTCGGCGGGCGGCGCCATGACCGCCGTGCTGGCCGCGACCGCGCCCGACCTGATCGCCGGCGCCGGCATCCACTCCGGGCTCGGGTACCGGGTCGCCAGCGACGTCGGGTCCGCGTTCGGGGCGATGCGCACCGGCGGCTCCCCCACCTCGACCGGCCGGGTACCGCTGTTCGTGGTGCACGGGACGGCCGACGGAACCGTCGCCCCGGTCAACGCCGACCGCATCCTGGCCGCCGCCCAGGCCGACCTCCGGGGCGAGCGCCGGCAGGTCGACCGGATCACCGACGACGGGCGTCCGTACCGCCGCACCCGGCTGGTGCGGCAGGCGGCCGACGGGACGGCGACCGTCGTGGCCGAACAGTGGCTGGTCGACGGGCTCGGGCACGCCTGGTCCGGTGGCTCGGCCGTCGGCAGCTACACCGACCCGCAGGGCCCAGACGCCAGCGCGGCCATGCTCGACTTCTTCCTCGGGCTCCGCCCGGCCGGCTGA
- a CDS encoding CopG family transcriptional regulator, with amino-acid sequence MAEPEKTEKITVNLGLVDLGEIDLLVSEGFYANRTDFIRSAIRRQLDSRATAVRDSVDRRTLSLGTLRVTAADLQTRRAARQTLAVRVLGLCVIDDDVDPDLARAVITSVEVLGAFRASRAVKAALAPVTV; translated from the coding sequence ATGGCAGAACCGGAAAAGACCGAGAAGATCACCGTCAACCTCGGCCTGGTCGACCTCGGCGAGATCGACCTGCTGGTCAGCGAGGGCTTCTACGCCAACCGGACGGACTTCATCCGCTCGGCGATCCGGCGGCAGCTGGACAGCCGGGCCACCGCCGTCCGGGACAGCGTCGACCGCCGCACCCTGTCCCTGGGCACGCTCCGGGTCACCGCCGCCGACCTGCAGACCCGGCGGGCCGCCAGGCAGACCCTGGCCGTTCGCGTCCTCGGGCTGTGCGTCATCGACGACGACGTCGACCCCGACCTCGCCCGGGCGGTCATCACCTCCGTCGAAGTACTCGGCGCGTTCCGCGCCTCCCGGGCGGTCAAGGCCGCCCTGGCTCCCGTCACCGTCTGA